One region of Mycolicibacterium insubricum genomic DNA includes:
- the mbtG gene encoding NADPH-dependent L-lysine N(6)-monooxygenase MbtG: MTATLAIIGAGPKAVAVAAKAAVLRSMGVPTPEVISVERTAVGANWQASGGWTDGNHRLGTGPEKDIGFPYRSSLVPRRNSEVDERMLRYSWQAYLVATGQFAEWVDRGRPAPRHRNWARYLHWVADQVEMTVVPGEVTALGVDGSRWTLAVDGEDGPSSTVADGVLVTGPGQAERSILPGNPRVLSIAQFWHRAAGHERITAERVVVIGGGESAAAILNELFAHRVSTITVISPQVTLFTRGEGFFENSLFSDPTHWAGLTSAERRDAIARTDRGVFSARVQESLLADDRIRHLRGRVAHAVARDEQIRLTLHSDRAGEPSETVHGFDLVIDGSGADTLWFTELFSQDALDLIELGLGGPMTGERLAESIGHDLSVEHLTPKLFLPNLSGLNQGPGFPNLSCLGLLSDRVLGSDLAAPHPTRRRTDEHQSVR, from the coding sequence ATGACGGCGACACTGGCGATCATCGGTGCCGGACCGAAGGCCGTCGCGGTGGCGGCCAAGGCCGCGGTACTGCGCTCCATGGGCGTCCCCACGCCCGAGGTGATCAGCGTGGAACGCACCGCCGTCGGCGCCAACTGGCAGGCCAGCGGCGGCTGGACCGACGGCAACCACCGGCTGGGCACCGGACCGGAGAAGGACATCGGCTTCCCGTACCGCTCGTCGCTGGTGCCGCGGCGCAACAGCGAGGTCGACGAGCGGATGCTTCGCTATAGCTGGCAGGCGTACCTGGTGGCCACCGGGCAGTTCGCCGAATGGGTGGATCGCGGCCGGCCCGCACCCCGGCACCGCAACTGGGCGCGCTACCTGCACTGGGTGGCCGATCAGGTCGAGATGACCGTGGTGCCCGGTGAGGTCACCGCCCTCGGCGTCGACGGGTCGCGCTGGACCCTGGCTGTCGACGGGGAGGACGGCCCGAGCAGCACCGTCGCCGACGGGGTGCTGGTCACCGGCCCCGGCCAGGCCGAGCGGTCCATCCTGCCGGGGAACCCGCGGGTGCTGTCCATCGCCCAGTTCTGGCACCGTGCCGCCGGGCACGAGCGGATCACCGCCGAACGGGTGGTCGTCATCGGCGGCGGGGAGAGCGCCGCAGCGATCCTCAACGAGCTTTTCGCGCACCGGGTTTCGACGATCACCGTTATCTCCCCGCAGGTCACCCTGTTCACCCGCGGCGAGGGATTCTTCGAGAACAGCCTGTTCTCCGACCCGACCCACTGGGCCGGCCTGACCTCGGCGGAACGCCGCGACGCCATCGCCCGCACCGACCGCGGGGTGTTCTCCGCGCGGGTGCAGGAGTCACTGCTGGCCGACGACCGCATCCGGCACCTGCGCGGCCGGGTCGCGCATGCGGTCGCCCGCGACGAGCAGATCCGGCTGACCCTGCACAGCGATCGGGCCGGCGAGCCGTCGGAGACCGTGCACGGCTTCGACCTGGTCATCGACGGCTCCGGCGCCGACACGCTGTGGTTCACCGAGCTGTTCAGCCAGGACGCGCTGGACCTGATCGAGCTGGGCCTCGGCGGCCCGATGACGGGGGAGCGGCTCGCCGAATCCATCGGCCACGACCTATCCGTCGAACACCTGACGCCGAAGTTGTTCCTGCCCAACCTGTCCGGGCTCAATCAGGGACCGGGGTTCCCGAACCTGAGCTGCCTGGGCCTGCTGTCCGACCGGGTATTGGGTTCCGACCTGGCTGCCCCGCACCCCACGCGAAGGAGAACCGATGAGCACCAATCCGTTCGATGA